From Pontibacter actiniarum, a single genomic window includes:
- a CDS encoding DUF983 domain-containing protein — protein MSQRNSLLYSIVACKCPRCREGSMFKEAMYSTKFADMHQSCPCCGQSFEPEPGYYYGAMYVSFAFNVAIFLVSLFILYQFVEEVTMAMMMGIVVVVVVGFLPVIFRLSRSLWINIFIRYEGPCGEIPKKLHE, from the coding sequence ATGAGCCAGAGAAATTCATTACTATACAGCATTGTGGCGTGTAAATGCCCCAGATGCCGTGAGGGAAGCATGTTTAAAGAGGCCATGTACAGCACGAAGTTTGCAGACATGCACCAAAGCTGCCCCTGCTGCGGGCAGTCTTTCGAGCCTGAGCCGGGGTATTACTACGGCGCCATGTACGTTAGCTTCGCCTTTAACGTGGCGATCTTCTTAGTGTCTCTTTTTATACTTTACCAGTTTGTGGAGGAGGTTACTATGGCGATGATGATGGGCATTGTGGTGGTGGTGGTCGTTGGGTTCCTGCCGGTTATCTTCAGGCTGTCGCGGTCGCTTTGGATTAATATATTTATCAGGTACGAAGGACCCTGCGGCGAAATACCTAAAAAGCTGCACGAATAG
- a CDS encoding DUF808 domain-containing protein — translation MATGLLALLDDISALVKVSAASLDDVPTQVAKTTGKVSGIVIDDTAVTPKYVVGLDPSRELSIIYQIAKKSLLNKLLLLSPAALILGFFAPWAIPPILMLGGAYLCFEGYEKVHSMFATHHADTPQSAGDDLKVITPEELEKTRVKSAVRTDLILSGEIVAITYATVADKPLVSQIAVMLAVAIFITIAVYGFVGLVVKADDIGLHMAKENHHHRVRAIGHGIVKFMPHFLSILGYVGTAAMLWVGAEIIAHGIPFTSHALHELEVALANVPALAWLAKAFVCAIGGLILGGVIEKVVVAARKLF, via the coding sequence ATGGCTACAGGACTTCTCGCTCTTTTAGATGACATATCTGCACTGGTAAAAGTAAGTGCAGCCAGCCTGGACGATGTGCCGACCCAGGTGGCAAAAACAACGGGCAAGGTATCCGGCATCGTCATTGACGACACAGCAGTAACGCCCAAGTACGTTGTGGGCCTGGACCCCTCACGGGAGCTTTCGATCATCTACCAGATTGCCAAGAAGTCCCTGCTCAACAAGTTGCTTCTGCTAAGCCCCGCAGCGCTGATCCTGGGTTTCTTTGCGCCCTGGGCCATCCCTCCCATCCTGATGCTGGGCGGGGCCTACCTTTGCTTCGAAGGCTATGAGAAAGTACACTCCATGTTTGCTACGCACCACGCCGATACGCCGCAAAGCGCAGGGGATGACCTGAAAGTAATCACGCCTGAGGAGCTCGAGAAAACTCGCGTTAAAAGCGCCGTGCGTACCGATTTAATCCTGTCCGGTGAGATCGTTGCCATCACCTATGCTACCGTGGCAGACAAGCCCTTGGTCAGCCAGATTGCCGTGATGCTGGCCGTGGCCATATTCATTACCATCGCCGTGTATGGGTTTGTGGGTTTGGTGGTGAAAGCGGATGATATCGGGCTGCACATGGCCAAAGAAAATCACCACCACCGCGTCAGGGCAATCGGGCACGGTATTGTAAAGTTCATGCCGCATTTCCTGAGTATCCTGGGCTATGTTGGCACGGCAGCCATGCTGTGGGTTGGGGCGGAGATCATCGCACACGGCATCCCTTTTACGAGCCATGCCCTGCATGAGCTGGAGGTGGCCCTAGCGAACGTGCCTGCCCTTGCCTGGCTGGCCAAAGCCTTCGTTTGCGCGATAGGAGGCCTGATCTTGGGCGGCGTGATCGAAAAAGTGGTGGTGGCTGCCCGTAAGCTCTTCTAA
- the gntA gene encoding guanitoxin biosynthesis heme-dependent pre-guanitoxin N-hydroxylase GntA: MSPRATQTYFTSEDLEATDDRSLQDIYHNFTEKVGDSNYPCVGAKAAFNSRQIRVGVYGSMATAESTAQLGRDLQRYIAETLASESEYMTMIAVFKEEAPTSELAFEQQLWAQLQLLHDSDKSQHPWDPAVSSNPNDTDFSFSYSGTAFFVVGLHPNASRKARKFGYTAMAFNLHGQFEQLRAKGAYDNMKKVIRDREVAYDGSINPMLQDFDEGLEAPQYSGRHVGEHWKCPFLAGKR, encoded by the coding sequence ATGAGCCCTAGAGCAACACAAACATATTTTACGTCCGAAGACCTGGAGGCAACAGACGACAGGTCTTTACAGGATATTTACCACAACTTCACCGAAAAGGTCGGAGACTCAAATTACCCCTGTGTGGGTGCCAAAGCGGCCTTTAACTCCCGGCAGATCCGGGTAGGCGTGTACGGCAGCATGGCCACCGCCGAAAGCACCGCGCAGCTAGGCCGGGACCTGCAGCGTTACATAGCTGAGACGCTGGCCTCCGAGAGCGAGTACATGACCATGATCGCTGTTTTCAAGGAAGAGGCACCTACCTCCGAACTTGCGTTTGAACAGCAGCTGTGGGCACAGCTACAGCTGCTCCACGACAGCGACAAGAGCCAGCACCCCTGGGACCCCGCGGTGAGCAGCAACCCGAATGACACAGACTTTAGCTTCAGCTACAGCGGCACGGCCTTCTTTGTAGTGGGCCTGCACCCCAACGCCAGCCGGAAAGCCCGGAAGTTCGGCTACACGGCCATGGCCTTCAACCTGCACGGGCAGTTTGAGCAGTTACGGGCAAAAGGCGCCTACGACAACATGAAAAAGGTGATCCGCGACCGGGAGGTAGCCTACGACGGAAGTATAAACCCCATGCTGCAGGACTTCGACGAGGGGCTGGAGGCCCCGCAGTACAGCGGCCGCCACGTGGGCGAACACTGGAAATGCCCTTTCCTGGCAGGTAAACGATAA
- a CDS encoding DUF1989 domain-containing protein — MIETIARQTGAAFKLQKGDRLKVIDPQGEQVSDMVLFNAADKREKLSSGKTLDFEETILITKGHHLWSNRSHQMMEILEDTNGRNDFLLAPCSPETFQIMYDNPEYHPSCFENLYTNLAKYDIAPDDVPTAFNIFMNVQFAPDGKLSVDPPTSKAGDYVLLEAKMDLIVGLTACSAEQSNNYSFKPIQYEVIRAEKK; from the coding sequence ATGATAGAAACGATAGCCAGGCAAACCGGCGCCGCATTTAAGCTACAAAAGGGAGACAGGTTGAAAGTGATCGACCCACAGGGCGAGCAGGTAAGCGATATGGTGCTCTTTAACGCAGCGGATAAACGCGAAAAGCTTTCCTCCGGAAAAACGCTGGACTTTGAGGAAACCATCCTCATTACCAAAGGCCACCACCTCTGGAGCAACCGCAGCCACCAGATGATGGAGATACTGGAGGATACCAACGGCCGCAACGATTTCCTGCTGGCCCCCTGCAGCCCCGAGACCTTCCAGATCATGTACGACAACCCGGAGTACCACCCCAGCTGCTTCGAGAACCTGTACACCAACCTGGCAAAGTATGACATCGCGCCTGATGACGTCCCCACGGCGTTCAACATTTTTATGAACGTGCAGTTTGCGCCCGATGGCAAGCTCTCGGTGGACCCGCCTACCAGCAAGGCCGGCGACTATGTGCTGCTGGAGGCAAAGATGGACCTTATTGTGGGGCTAACCGCCTGCTCGGCAGAGCAATCGAACAACTACAGCTTTAAGCCTATTCAATACGAGGTTATCCGGGCAGAGAAAAAATAG